In a genomic window of Equus przewalskii isolate Varuska chromosome 4, EquPr2, whole genome shotgun sequence:
- the OR6B1 gene encoding olfactory receptor 6B1, translating into MEVQNQTQVTKFILVGFPGNWGMRAAVFLIFLVAYILTVAENVIIILLVQQNRPLHKPMYFFLANLSFLETWYISVTVPKLLFSFWSESNSISFTHCMIQLYFFIALMCTECVLLAAMAYDRYVAICRPLHYPTIMSHGLCFHLALGSWAIGFGISLAKICFISRLSFCGPNIINHFFCDISPVLNLSCTDMSIAELVDFILALVIFLFPLSITVLSYGCILATVLRMPTGKQKAFSTCASHLVVVTIFYSATIFMYARPRAIHAFNMNKVISIFYAIVTPALNPFIYCLRNGEIKEALKKLAYCQAIQLD; encoded by the coding sequence ATGGAAGTGCAGAACCAGACACAGGTCACCAAGTTTATTCTGGTGGGATTCCCCGGGAACTGGGGCATGCGTGCAGCAGTGTTTCTGATATTCCTCGTGGCATATATTCTGACAGTGGCTGAAAATGTGATCATCATCCTGTTGGTGCAGCAGAACCGGCCACTGCACAAGCCTATGTACTTCTTCCTGGCCAACCTGTCCTTTTTGGAGACCTGGTACATCTCTGTGACTGTACCCAAGTTGCTGTTTAGTTTTTGGTCTGAGAGCAACAGTATCTCCTTCACCCACTGTATGATACAACTTTACTTTTTCATTGCACTCATGTGCACAGAATGTGTGCTCCTGGCTGCCATGGCCTATGACCGTTACGTGGCCATTTGCCGCCCACTCCACTACCCCACAATTATGAGCCATGGGCTCTGCTTCCACCTGGCTCTTGGTTCCTGGGCCATTGGTTTTGGCATCTCCTTGGCTAAGATCTGTTTTATCTCACGTCTCAGCTTCTGTGGCCCCAATATCATCAATCACTTCTTCTGTGATATCTCTCCAGTACTTAACCTCTCCTGCACAGACATGTCCATAGCTGAGTTGGTGGACTTTATCCTGGCACTGGTCATCTTCCTCTTTCCACTCTCTATCACTGTCTTGTCCTATGGATGCATTCTGGCCACTGTTCTACGTATGCCCACAGGAAAGCAGAAAGCCTTCTCTACTTGTGCCTCCCATCTTGTAGTGGTCACCATCTTCTATTCAGCCACTATTTTCATGTATGCCCGGCCCCGAGCTATCCATGCCTTCAACATGAACAAAGTTATTTCCATCTTCTATGCCATTGTCACACCTGCTCTCAACCCTTTCATCTATTGCCTAAGGAACGGAGAGATCAAAGAGGCTCTGAAGAAACTGGCTTATTGTCAGGCCATCCAATTGGACTAG